The nucleotide sequence ATTATCAACTTTATCAAACGATCTTGTGGGCTTAGGAAAATTTTAAACATGGGTCACATTTGGTGggctggactttggacatgcctggctTAAAGTAGTGTCTGTTTTGTGGCTTGAAGATCCCTCTTACTAAATTAAAAGTAAGTTAATAAGATCAAACTCACACCTGGaatagaaatgaaatttttaCATACATACGTCAACTTGTATTTTATTAAGCCAAAACATTCATAGTTATTGGAAAACCAAAGAAAGATAACCTGCTGTTATAAATCAGATTGATTTGTCTactgcttatttattttttgcttcttatattttttgttgtatcTTCAtgattttaaatgcatttgtgaattattttagGTACATTTAATTTGTAAGAACTGGCTAAAGTTTACCAAATATCTCTTTTTTTAGTATCAACATgtgcatctttaaaaaaaagtcaacgtTTTATCTTAGAGAGGATGAAGCCCCGTTCCAAATTGCTTGTGAGCCTTCATCTCAATATTTTGgcaccctttttttaaattgaaaaacaaaataaaataactgcaacaaactggcgaccttTCCGAGATGACCCCTGTCTTTGCCCAAGAGCGGCCGTGATGGGCTCTGGctgccctgtgaccctgaaagggacaaaacagtttagaagatgaaagaatgagtaaaataaaacaaaattaaataaaaaaatgaaatgaaataaaataaaataaaacaggattCACTTCTTGTCCCTGGAGGTATAATAAGAGCTTGAATTCTGCTGATGCAGTTGGCAGTTGTTTAAAACAACTAACTCCACTGTATTGCTGCTTAGGAGTTTGGCCTGCTCTTAAACGAATGTGCCTCGTCTCTCCAATGCTCATTTTTCAACTGAGATGTCCAGCTAGAATGAAATGCAGCTCCCTTTGGCATGATTATCAGGCCGTCATACTATTAGAGGAATGAATGTGACACATCTGGATGCCTAAATTCCTGCCTGATGACTGTTTTGACAGTTCAGTAACAGCATCCGCTGATAGTCAAAGCAGCCCTCTGCCACAGAAAGAAAGCACATCAACTTCTGCTATTCAGAGGAAAACTCTCTCACACGGTAATTAGATTCTTGACTAAGACGAGTTTGAATCCCTGCGAGCCCAGACGAACCAGGGAAAACAATTAATCTGGGAAGGGGGATGCATGCCCTAATTGAAGCCTGATTGAGTGTTTTCCTTGGGAGATCGGCCTCTTTTCTAGCATCAAGGGGCGCTTCATTTACATGTGGGTAATTTGTTACAGCCACTTGGGATATTTTACAGATAGATACAGTCTGAGCCGTACAAGCATGCACCTTCCTGAGCAGacttaaaaatatgaattttaattaaTAGTGTTATTATGAGGGTGATACACCAACATGCAAGTGCTTGCATATTAGATAGACTGTATTTCTGCAGTATTTTTCTAATCTCATCAACCACTCAGTGCTTTTTCTTTGACTAAACCTCAAGATTCAGATGAAAAGAAGTTTTACGCCACACTGGAACACTAACTCCACCATTTCCACCTCTGACATGCTGCTTTTTACCGTTTCTGATTCCCAACCCAGAGGGAACCTTACCCAACCACGGTCACCCGTGGATACTTGTGAGATGTTCACATTGTGTCCTCTGTGTTTTAGTACAGATGCtatcagaaacaaaaaaatctgaggCCAGCTGTTGCTGTGTCAAAGAGCAGAATCAGATTAGAGGGATTTAAAAGCACCGAAGCTGACAAAGCACCTGGTTTTCATCCTGGTGGTAATCTGTTAAAAACCCCAACTCATCAAAGCAGTTAATATTTGTAATAGTCTGCCTTGGAAAAATAGTGGGTCGGGGCAGACTCGGATGCTACACGCGGTTACATCACGCAGGCATATGGCAGAATGTTATGTAACATGGGTCGGAGGatttaaatgttgcttttgttgcTTGGAAATACGTGAAGCTGGTGAGTGGATGGTGAGGTGTATTATAATACGGTGCTCACTAAATCTCAAAGATTTGCATTTAATCCTTTAAAATGCTTAGCAAAGAGACTCAATGACTGACAGTGGGCTGCATTTCATGCATGGCAACCAGTTTGATGTTAGATTAATGTAGATCCACCTCACAATAGACACTGCATCCATGATAATAGCACTCGTAGCATCAAGCTACTGCAATCTCCTGCATGATTGAAGCTGGAAACATGGATTTAGCTTGTTGTCTCATcacattttgattattttattctttcccCTGATCTGTGGGCTGTGTTTGGTGCATAAACTCTTAGAACTTGTTCCAGTGTTGCACACAAATTCTTCGTCAGCATCTTTAGTCTCCGTTGTCGCAGCGTGTAATTCTGCCATTTTAAGCCCACTAAgaggaaggagaagaaaagATCTATACAAAGTAATGCCCCCCTCTGGCATTACCAAAGCTGCTTGAAGAATTTGTCATTCTGGTTTTTATGTAATGCTTGTGTTTCTTCTGCTGCGCTCCAAGTGCTCTGCTGTGCTCGATCAAAGAGATGCTGTCTTTGAAGAGAAGCCCAATTGCTgttagtgttttgtttgttgacaCTCCTGAGTTCTGTACTTCACTGTTGGCCGCATAAGCAGAGCGCAGGCTGTTTTCTTTGCCAGGTTACTGCAACAGGTCTCCACGTGATTTGTAAATGTCTGATGTTTTGCGGCAGGGGGGGCACCTCTGTTGTCTGATAGGGAGGATTCGATGATTGCTTGCTGAGAGCTATTTCTTTAGCATAGTGAAATGAAGGAAGTCAGGACAACATCAGCATGGAGGGCATAAAAGCAAAGtcctttattaataaaataaagaagtgttcaggaaaaagtgCTGCCAAAGGGGTTGGAAGTAGCAATCATGCATCACCCTAAATTCTTTGGCATCCATTTGAATTTGAATCACTAAACAACCTTTCTACAACAAATgattgaagacccactccgatgaaaatcctgtttttgtgtttttatcatgctcttgtggcatttttctgattatgaatcacacatttaaagaaaattgcgcttacaattgaatttctgactatttctacattcaaattgttgtgaatcaggagcagataaaaaattactgttggaaaaagcttacAAGTGTGAGGTATAAGTTACTACGggaagccacaagctccctgctctgctccattttgatgcatgtGCTTGtagacgtctttgttttcctcgtctgttcaggaatctggctcaaaactgtggaacgactggatagctccaatattgaccATGTTTTGCTGCACCGCTATTGCTATTGTCCatgaatagaataaaaataatgttcatTTTGTATAATTGCAACTGTGTTTCAGTACTTTTTCTGAGTCAAAAAGCGTTTTGTTCTGCAGAAGGGAAGAATCAACATAATGTTCAGTATCAACTTTCATCTTCCCACTCAGTTGCTTCTCCACATCTAGTGGGATCCATGAATGTTACATGCTTAAAAGTTTCAACATTGGGAGGGTCTCTGGTGGAAGAGGAGAAAACAAACGGGAGGTTGCTGCTGTTGGATGTGGCTGCAGGCTGTTTGCAGTAGCTGCACTGACAGGGAGTCAGAAAAAGGTATAAGAGGATGAGGAGCAAGGTCACGAAGCAGCCTAGCAGTGTTGTGTAGCCAGTGTTGAAGGACTCCTCTGCAGGCAGCAGCACTGTGACCTTCACCTCCCGAGTTGCATTTATTGCCTCTTTAGTATCTACGGCCGTGCACAGATACAGGCCTGAGTCGTTGAGCGTGGCTGCTTGGATCTCCAAGGATCCGTTTGAAAACATGTTAATTAGTGTGTCATTTAAGCTGGTCTGGGTGATCAGGCCCCTGTTTGGGGAAAGCCATGTGAAAGAGACGTCTGTTCCACTCAGGGATGTTTGGCAGTCGAGTCGCACGCTGTCTCCCTCTGAAACCTTCACGCCAGAGAGGAAAACTGCAGCCGGCTGCATGATTGCTTTCTCCACAGTGCAGTTCAGGAAGAAGCGATTATTGCGCAGGAACTGGATAGACGTTCGGGGGTCCCCGTTAATGTTGCAGGTGTGTTCATCTATGAAGTCCTTAATCGAGTCATAACCTCGGAGATTCCAGTGCCAAAACATACTGTACATGGAGCAGTCACAGATCAGAGAGTTGTTGTGCAGATAGAGATCCCGCTGCACTAAGCTGGGCAGAGCCTTCACATCCTCCCATGGCAGCTGAGTCAGTCGGTTGGAGGAGAGGTCCAGCATGGTGAGGAATGGATGACTGTGGTCTTGGATAGAGAAGAAGGGGAAGTGCGTGATCTGGTTGAGGCTCAAGTAGACCTTTTTTAAGCTGCTGAGACCACTCAGCGTGCTGGACTCGATCCGCGTGATCTTGTTGTTGAAAAGACGGAGCTCCTCCAGCCTCCACAGCCCCTGGAAGTAGTGCTGCTCCACGGCACGGAGCTTGTTGGATGACAGGTCGAGACACCTGATCCCAGAGACATTGTGGAACACACCATGAGGCAGTGTGCTAATCTGATTATGAGCCAGCCAGAGGTTTTCCAAGCGAGTCATTGTGTTGAAGCTGTTTGGACCCAGCCAGGGCAGGTGGTTGTGGCTGAGGTTGAGGGTGACGGAGAAAGAAGGCAGGGAGCGTGGCAGCTTAGCCAGACCGCTTGAGCTGCAGCTTACTGTGTCTGATAGACAgagacacatgggcgggcagaTCTGCTCTGAAATGGGAACgagacagagcagcagcaggaaaaggCCTTGATGTTGTCTGCAGGTCATGGTGGAAGTCAGGTCCTCTTTAAGTTggatttctgtatttttttctggttgGATCATGGAAAAATG is from Oryzias latipes chromosome 7, ASM223467v1 and encodes:
- the LOC101165233 gene encoding amphoterin-induced protein 3 isoform X1 — protein: MNFYPHSYPKSRKSVQRNIRKDKYVPEKNTEIQLKEDLTSTMTCRQHQGLFLLLLCLVPISEQICPPMCLCLSDTVSCSSSGLAKLPRSLPSFSVTLNLSHNHLPWLGPNSFNTMTRLENLWLAHNQISTLPHGVFHNVSGIRCLDLSSNKLRAVEQHYFQGLWRLEELRLFNNKITRIESSTLSGLSSLKKVYLSLNQITHFPFFSIQDHSHPFLTMLDLSSNRLTQLPWEDVKALPSLVQRDLYLHNNSLICDCSMYSMFWHWNLRGYDSIKDFIDEHTCNINGDPRTSIQFLRNNRFFLNCTVEKAIMQPAAVFLSGVKVSEGDSVRLDCQTSLSGTDVSFTWLSPNRGLITQTSLNDTLINMFSNGSLEIQAATLNDSGLYLCTAVDTKEAINATREVKVTVLLPAEESFNTGYTTLLGCFVTLLLILLYLFLTPCQCSYCKQPAATSNSSNLPFVFSSSTRDPPNVETFKHVTFMDPTRCGEATEWEDES
- the LOC101165233 gene encoding amphoterin-induced protein 3 isoform X2, which produces MTCRQHQGLFLLLLCLVPISEQICPPMCLCLSDTVSCSSSGLAKLPRSLPSFSVTLNLSHNHLPWLGPNSFNTMTRLENLWLAHNQISTLPHGVFHNVSGIRCLDLSSNKLRAVEQHYFQGLWRLEELRLFNNKITRIESSTLSGLSSLKKVYLSLNQITHFPFFSIQDHSHPFLTMLDLSSNRLTQLPWEDVKALPSLVQRDLYLHNNSLICDCSMYSMFWHWNLRGYDSIKDFIDEHTCNINGDPRTSIQFLRNNRFFLNCTVEKAIMQPAAVFLSGVKVSEGDSVRLDCQTSLSGTDVSFTWLSPNRGLITQTSLNDTLINMFSNGSLEIQAATLNDSGLYLCTAVDTKEAINATREVKVTVLLPAEESFNTGYTTLLGCFVTLLLILLYLFLTPCQCSYCKQPAATSNSSNLPFVFSSSTRDPPNVETFKHVTFMDPTRCGEATEWEDES